Part of the Deltaproteobacteria bacterium genome, GCGTTGAGGAGAAGGTTCGTAAAAACCTGTTGCATCTGGCCAGAGTCGGCCCGCACTAAGGGAAGCTCCTTCGCCTGATCGATTTGAACGTCAATTTTTTCCAGGGCGCCCTGTTTTTCCAGCAGAAGGAGGCTCATCGTGAGCACGTCATTGAGGTCAATCCATTCCAGCGCCGGCTTGGCCTCCCGCGAGAAGGAAAGAAGATCCGAGACGATCCTTCGGGCTCGGGTGGCCTCTTTGATGATGATTTCCAGACTTTCCCGACTGGCATCCCCTTCTTTCGTTTCTTCCTGCAAGAGATTGGAGAAGGTCAGGATCGAGGTCAGTGGGTCGTTCATTTCATGGGCGACGCCCGAAGCCAGCCTGCCGATGGCGGCCAGTCTCTCCTTTTGGCCCAGCTCAGCCTGGGCCTTTTTTAGGTCTTCCTCGAGTTTCTTCTTTTCGGTGAGGTTCTTGATTACACCCAGGGTACCAACGACTATGCCCCGTTCATCCTTGAGCAGCGATGCGGAGGTAAGGATAGGAATCATCTTCCCGTTGCTGACTATGGTCGTCTCATAATTCAAAAGTCTCCCCCGCTCTCTTAAAACGGTCATGATTTTCCGGGCCTCGGTCATTCCTCCAGAATAAAGTTGGGACATAGGGACTCCCATAAGTTTATCCTCCTGCCCATCTTGCCCCAAGAGCATCTCCTGCATACTGCGGTTGGCAAAAGTAACCCGGCCTTTGGGGTCAGTAGCCACGATGGCGTCCACCGAGCTCTGGACAATGTTCTCCAAAGTTTCCTTGGTCTCGCGAAGCTCTCGACTCGACTGTTGCAATCGGGCCTGTCCCTGCTCCAAAGAAACGACCATCCGGTTAAAAGATTCCGCAAGTTCCCCGATTTCATCTCGGGAGCGCACCTGGACGCGCTCGGTGAAAACTCCACTGGCCACTTTCTTGGTGCCGCGGACCAGTTGCTGGATGGGCTTGACCAGAAGTTGAGAGAGGTAGAACGCCAAAACAGCTCCGATCAAGCCTGCCTGGATGGCAAAGACCATGGAATACGTCCGGGCTTTTCGGGTACCCACCTGGATGGGGATCCAGGCTACATTGACCATCTGTTCCCCCAGACGCTCCAATTGATGGCCAAAAGTAGTCATCTCCTTTACGCTCTGTTCAGTCTTCGAGCCTTCATCGGGAGCGAGAAGCTGGTCGATTATACTCTGGTATTGGGTAAGAATCTTCTGGGCGT contains:
- a CDS encoding ATP-binding protein — encoded protein: MRIGTKLLLGFIPLAILTAMVAEVLYINSKRISESSQTVREVYQNYENILEMRKHEKNYLFYREKFYLYRMKDLSGKFTEFLSQQKRLSGEVGMIQGFNNAQKILTQYQSIIDQLLAPDEGSKTEQSVKEMTTFGHQLERLGEQMVNVAWIPIQVGTRKARTYSMVFAIQAGLIGAVLAFYLSQLLVKPIQQLVRGTKKVASGVFTERVQVRSRDEIGELAESFNRMVVSLEQGQARLQQSSRELRETKETLENIVQSSVDAIVATDPKGRVTFANRSMQEMLLGQDGQEDKLMGVPMSQLYSGGMTEARKIMTVLRERGRLLNYETTIVSNGKMIPILTSASLLKDERGIVVGTLGVIKNLTEKKKLEEDLKKAQAELGQKERLAAIGRLASGVAHEMNDPLTSILTFSNLLQEETKEGDASRESLEIIIKEATRARRIVSDLLSFSREAKPALEWIDLNDVLTMSLLLLEKQGALEKIDVQIDQAKELPLVRADSGQMQQVFTNLLLNAIQGLDALDAGDEKSGEPPRGKKLLIRTQYLEAQEESLSAHRPLMGPFIRVVVEDNGCGISPENLSKVFDPFYTTKSTGEGTGLGLYIVSGILKNYGAQYHLESQEGQGTTFTIDFPLAESGKN